From a region of the Thiorhodovibrio winogradskyi genome:
- a CDS encoding type II toxin-antitoxin system TacA family antitoxin, with amino-acid sequence MPSASSTARLEARISTDLHALLKRAAEIQGRTMTDFVVTAVTEAAQQAIEQAEVIRLSQADSQRFAEALLSPPQQTPAMERAFARHRALVAPE; translated from the coding sequence ATGCCATCCGCTTCGTCAACCGCTCGCCTTGAAGCACGGATCAGCACCGATCTCCATGCCTTACTCAAACGCGCCGCCGAAATCCAAGGTCGAACGATGACCGACTTTGTCGTCACCGCCGTCACCGAGGCCGCCCAACAGGCCATTGAGCAGGCCGAGGTCATCCGCCTGTCTCAGGCCGATTCCCAACGCTTTGCCGAAGCCCTGTTGTCGCCCCCACAGCAAACGCCGGCGATGGAGCGCGCCTTCGCGCGTCACCGAGCGCTGGTGGCGCCTGAGTGA
- a CDS encoding putative toxin-antitoxin system toxin component, PIN family encodes MSVVLDTCVLVAAARSRHGASNALMLLLPDRRIQPAVSVPLFVEYQATLLRGENLGGRSARDVDDFLDYLLSFSHLQDIHYRWRPALADPDDDFVLELAVAASCRYIVTHNLRDFRGAEQWGVEPIAPGNLLKHLEELM; translated from the coding sequence CTGCACGGTCGCGTCATGGGGCTTCTAACGCTCTGATGTTATTACTTCCCGACCGGCGAATTCAACCAGCGGTATCCGTGCCTCTGTTCGTGGAGTATCAGGCAACATTGCTCCGTGGCGAGAATTTGGGTGGTCGTTCAGCGAGAGATGTCGACGACTTTCTTGACTATCTTCTGTCATTCAGTCATTTGCAGGATATTCACTATCGCTGGCGCCCGGCACTTGCGGACCCTGATGACGACTTCGTCCTGGAGCTTGCGGTAGCGGCAAGTTGCCGTTACATCGTGACCCACAACCTCCGAGATTTCCGAGGGGCCGAACAGTGGGGTGTCGAACCTATCGCCCCAGGCAATCTGTTAAAACATTTGGAGGAATTGATGTGA
- a CDS encoding GNAT family N-acetyltransferase → MSEATFRIVALAADHDRRPFDSGCVALDRYFQRQVTQDIRRRVTACFVALTQEQRIAGYYTLASASLCLSELPAETAKKLPRYPSIPAVRLGRLAVHRAFHGQGLGGALLADALKRAARAEIAAFALVVEAKDEQAAAFYHHHGFIALSDSPRTLFLPLSKA, encoded by the coding sequence GTGAGCGAGGCGACCTTCCGCATCGTTGCGCTCGCTGCCGACCATGACCGCCGCCCGTTCGACAGTGGCTGCGTAGCACTCGACCGCTATTTTCAACGCCAAGTCACGCAGGATATCCGCCGTCGAGTGACGGCTTGCTTTGTCGCGCTCACCCAGGAACAGCGGATTGCCGGATACTATACGCTCGCATCGGCAAGCCTCTGCTTATCCGAGCTTCCCGCGGAAACGGCCAAGAAACTGCCCCGCTACCCCTCAATACCAGCCGTACGTCTGGGGCGCTTGGCGGTGCATCGCGCGTTCCACGGGCAAGGCCTTGGCGGCGCCCTGCTCGCTGACGCGCTGAAACGAGCGGCCCGCGCCGAGATTGCCGCTTTTGCGCTGGTCGTCGAGGCAAAGGACGAACAGGCTGCGGCCTTCTACCACCACCATGGCTTCATCGCATTGTCCGACTCACCGCGCACCCTGTTTCTTCCCTTGTCCAAGGCCTGA
- a CDS encoding type II toxin-antitoxin system Phd/YefM family antitoxin, whose amino-acid sequence MPTSSALRHYNVETIREDFDMQMTTVSSTDFARDLNEAKKAASAGPVIVTDEGRPAYALLKIDDYYRLARKAPKSLLTIMDAIPGGNIDFDPPTLTGNDLKPADF is encoded by the coding sequence TTGCCAACATCTTCGGCGTTGCGTCATTACAACGTCGAGACGATCCGGGAGGACTTCGACATGCAGATGACCACAGTCAGTTCCACTGATTTTGCGCGTGATCTAAATGAGGCAAAGAAAGCGGCCAGTGCTGGCCCGGTGATCGTCACCGACGAGGGGCGACCAGCTTACGCGCTGCTGAAGATCGACGACTACTACAGACTTGCCAGAAAGGCGCCGAAGAGCCTACTGACAATCATGGATGCAATACCAGGTGGGAATATCGACTTTGATCCGCCAACGCTCACCGGAAACGACCTAAAACCCGCGGACTTCTGA
- a CDS encoding type II toxin-antitoxin system VapC family toxin — MFLLDTNVISELRRGKRRPSASVRAWADTVSAHQLYLSAVSVLELEMGVLRMERKDAPQGAILRAWATTVIQQFQDQVLPFTPQTALLCAPMHVPDARSFRDSMIAATAIEHRLRLVTRNVSDFKGLGVELVNPWETPR, encoded by the coding sequence ATGTTCCTACTCGATACCAATGTCATTTCCGAGTTACGCAGGGGCAAACGACGGCCATCGGCCAGCGTTCGCGCCTGGGCCGACACCGTATCTGCACATCAGCTCTACTTATCTGCCGTGTCGGTGCTAGAGCTGGAGATGGGGGTGCTGCGCATGGAGCGTAAGGACGCACCGCAGGGAGCGATTTTGCGCGCATGGGCCACAACGGTCATCCAACAATTCCAGGATCAGGTGCTGCCCTTTACACCACAAACGGCGCTGCTATGTGCACCGATGCATGTGCCCGACGCGCGCAGCTTTCGTGATTCAATGATCGCGGCAACGGCGATTGAGCACCGGCTCAGGCTCGTGACCCGGAATGTGTCGGACTTCAAAGGATTGGGCGTCGAGCTGGTCAATCCATGGGAAACACCGCGTTAG
- a CDS encoding toxin-antitoxin system HicB family antitoxin: MSTLTINIPDSLVGQLQQFSVDQGITVDQLLSSAAAEKLSTLMTVEHLRERGGHGDRAAYLRFLESAADAPPVPGDEL; this comes from the coding sequence GTGAGCACTCTGACAATCAACATTCCTGACAGCCTCGTTGGTCAGCTTCAGCAGTTTTCTGTGGATCAAGGCATCACCGTAGATCAACTACTTTCCTCGGCCGCTGCCGAAAAGTTAAGTACACTCATGACGGTAGAGCACCTGCGCGAGCGTGGTGGCCATGGCGACCGCGCTGCCTATCTACGCTTTCTGGAGTCCGCTGCCGACGCTCCGCCAGTGCCCGGCGACGAACTGTAA
- a CDS encoding FkbM family methyltransferase — MAQREENDRAAGIDYNLHKVALSDADGILHLHGTSVDGSGRVTHTQIRPERDEAMPFLVGIKEIPTRRLDTVFAQQPPADLSYLVKLDVDGVEEQIIAGGQQGGILGTYT; from the coding sequence GTGGCCCAGCGCGAGGAGAATGATCGCGCGGCGGGCATCGACTACAACCTGCATAAGGTCGCCCTCTCCGATGCCGACGGCATCCTCCATCTGCACGGGACCTCGGTCGATGGCTCGGGCCGCGTCACCCATACCCAGATTCGCCCCGAACGCGACGAGGCCATGCCCTTCCTGGTCGGCATCAAGGAGATACCCACCCGCCGCCTCGATACCGTCTTCGCGCAACAGCCGCCGGCGGACCTCTCCTATCTGGTGAAGCTCGACGTCGACGGCGTCGAGGAGCAGATCATCGCCGGCGGCCAACAGGGGGGAATTCTGGGGACATATACTTAA